From one Mycobacterium lentiflavum genomic stretch:
- a CDS encoding class I SAM-dependent methyltransferase, whose product MDKIEPKHLTGISETALWTLWNRGSEALRPDRTVDDPLAVELIEHIDYPYRQRFGVASQVVSMRAHAFDSVVRTFLESHPKATVVALGEGLQTSYWRLGRPAATWITVDLAPIVALREQLLPGEQHIIKFAGSAFDRSWMNLVPSESSPIIVAEGLFMYFDETTVYKLISDCARQFPGGTLVFDAAPDWFARMKVKTVGARRDVLTKERYIAPPIQSGISAKDAAALATHIDGVASSQAVRMPPGRGLQGWLLRAIYQGRLIPARWRMPLYVLRFKSTTGDR is encoded by the coding sequence ATGGACAAGATCGAACCGAAACACCTCACCGGTATCAGTGAAACCGCCTTGTGGACACTGTGGAACCGAGGTAGTGAGGCACTGCGTCCCGATAGGACAGTCGACGATCCTCTCGCAGTAGAGCTGATCGAGCACATCGACTATCCCTACCGGCAACGTTTCGGTGTTGCATCACAGGTCGTTTCGATGCGCGCTCACGCGTTTGACAGCGTCGTACGCACCTTCCTCGAATCGCACCCGAAGGCCACCGTGGTCGCTCTCGGCGAGGGCCTGCAAACCAGCTACTGGCGGTTGGGGAGGCCGGCGGCAACGTGGATCACGGTGGACCTGGCGCCGATTGTTGCGTTGCGAGAGCAGCTGCTCCCAGGCGAGCAGCACATCATCAAGTTCGCGGGATCGGCGTTCGACCGAAGCTGGATGAACTTGGTGCCTTCCGAGTCGAGCCCCATCATCGTGGCCGAAGGACTGTTCATGTATTTCGACGAGACCACCGTCTATAAGCTCATCAGCGACTGCGCCCGTCAATTCCCCGGCGGCACCTTAGTTTTCGATGCCGCACCGGACTGGTTTGCGCGTATGAAGGTCAAGACCGTCGGCGCCAGGCGAGACGTGTTGACCAAAGAGCGATACATAGCTCCGCCCATACAGTCTGGCATATCCGCTAAAGACGCCGCAGCCCTCGCCACCCACATCGATGGTGTCGCCTCGTCTCAGGCCGTGCGGATGCCGCCGGGCCGGGGCCTTCAGGGTTGGCTGCTGCGCGCAATTTACCAAGGGCGGCTGATTCCTGCCCGCTGGCGCATGCCGCTTTATGTGCTGCGCTTCAAAAGCACGACGGGCGACCGTTGA
- the mobF gene encoding MobF family relaxase, with protein sequence MTMHKLTAGDGYQYLIRQVAAVDSTARGRAPLIDYYSSKGECPGRWVGSGLASLRSALPRGIPASDVSEIWAVPEGSEVTEAQMKALFGEGLHPNADAITAYATARGVRGAAAIDAAKLGRKFYIRDGETTFARALAVAYRDHNEEAGLHWNAPIDAPTRAAIRTVVAHRRFAEQYGRAPADDRELSGFIARETRAATTAVAGYDLTFSPVKSVSTLWAIAPLDVAKVVEECHDAAVADALAWLETHAAFTRSGKDGVAQVDTTGLLAAAFTHRDSRAGDPDLHTHVAISNKVATVGADGVLRWLALDGQPVHQFTVAASELYNTRLEAHLGQRLALRFADVVGEGRGKRPVREIVGMSVELMAAWSSRRLAIEARTADLAKQFQATHGREPTHVETIALAQQATLETREAKHESRSLAEQRQTWRGQAIEVLGDVRELTAMLGTVLAVPAPQIEAVDDEWIASHAAQVIATVAQSRATWQRHHVFAEAQRRVRGSGHAADQTLADKITETALAEPLSMAHIDIDDGEMGEPAQLRRRDGTSVHSRHGSATYTSHELLAAERRIVAAALQRDGRTVEDIDIELALTDSAARGKQLNEGQVALVREMASSGRRVALALAPAGTGKTTAMAALSHAWRSSGGTIIGLAPTAAAAIELGEDLSAPTDTIAKYVWSADPANASSRSAPPPWFTTVGPDTLIIIDEAGKAGTLELDAVITHALARGANIRLVGDDRQLASISAGGVLRDIAHETGALTLSQLVRFASTAESAATLAIREGDPAGLGFYIDQQRVHVGADATAADMAYTAWAADLDAGRDGILLAPTNEIVDRLNARARLDRLAAADPATLHGHEITLSDRLAASPGDLIRTRRNARWLRLSPTDYVRNGYRFQILETHKNGSIKARHLGSGKTVHLPARYVKKHVTLGYAATIDSAQGLTAGHACHIVGAGHLTRQLLYVALTRGRIENHIYLSTAESDPHRVLSPKATHPETAVDVLTKTLARDGAQVSATSAARQARDAFVRLGPAAAMYYNALGEAAQALASPALLAQLHVTADQLYPGLTRAEAWPVLCKHLALVAADGRDPFATLTEAAGVGELFSAHDPAAVIDWRIDPTGGHSAGIGALRWLPATPALLANDRVWQNCLDGRATLVTELADQIRETVTRQWTPATAPAWAKPVLAANPQLAAEIAVFRAAHNVVPEDTRLLGPPQYAVRARTVQNLLENRAQAVVRTQSPHARRFEQLIDSIDPRIRADGYWPQLAAHLAQAATSRPDLPALVRAAATQRPLPDELPAAALWWRLAAELTSTATLDTPHTGLCPAWITDLHNVFGSAAAESIIADPAWPGLVSVINAADPTRWTPADLLHVAAEHLADVDPDHTIPAYHYARAVTYTVDLIGGHHDHTDHPPPEQPPLHPDEEEQLPPDPHTPRIDMPAIDASEQPWHLELVEPDPINTPLETADELAGLDFDDLPRHRVAPPPLPAALLDLTTLRTQYQQALADHQALHARAAIGDGLVMRQAAPHIRDLRQRADADRPYLIAVHDVTAEWADAETEYEAALRDVDWARDQLNELQSQTDVDPLDLASAKLDIQLRLMALPDTTPAERYQTALHEALAARAQAAGGVDRIISGDDVDKIIAEARSQDDRAVLAARRYCTQLRGDLDRAELAAAAAFAAAETRSADHITAQLDQLATELRVLDAASRFQPHRPLSLTISATADLSPATAAAITSTARLPFAVTVVHAQPSPERRTALHTLHSAAAASERKILWCSPTREQAEHAITDELADTAATITETHATITSNQSQSPLPPGSLIIIDDAATADPAVIADLAEHAAANQSGLILLDTTGQTWPPKPAQRLLRLLDTELPWTTTIGAPPTPTVINRVTQPDLDPALTQTRRLHPAILNEQLRDSLKRADQLHTTIHAAYQRHIEATWLRERSRHAKHQTPELGITDD encoded by the coding sequence ATGACGATGCACAAGCTCACTGCCGGCGACGGGTATCAGTACCTCATCCGGCAAGTGGCTGCTGTGGACTCCACTGCCCGTGGACGGGCACCGCTGATCGATTACTACTCGTCGAAAGGTGAATGCCCGGGCCGTTGGGTGGGATCAGGGCTGGCGTCATTGCGATCAGCCCTACCCCGCGGAATACCGGCCAGCGATGTATCCGAAATATGGGCGGTCCCAGAGGGTTCCGAGGTCACTGAAGCCCAAATGAAAGCGTTGTTCGGCGAAGGTTTACACCCCAACGCCGATGCGATCACAGCCTATGCGACCGCACGTGGAGTGCGCGGTGCCGCGGCGATCGACGCCGCCAAACTGGGCCGTAAGTTCTATATCCGCGACGGCGAAACCACCTTTGCTCGCGCCCTGGCAGTCGCCTATCGCGACCACAACGAAGAAGCCGGACTGCACTGGAACGCGCCGATCGACGCGCCCACACGCGCCGCGATCCGCACCGTTGTCGCGCACAGAAGGTTCGCCGAGCAGTACGGCCGCGCGCCCGCCGACGATCGTGAACTCAGTGGGTTTATCGCGCGGGAAACCCGCGCGGCCACCACCGCGGTCGCCGGCTACGACTTGACGTTTTCGCCTGTGAAGTCAGTGTCTACGCTGTGGGCGATCGCGCCCCTCGACGTCGCAAAAGTAGTGGAGGAATGTCACGACGCGGCGGTGGCAGATGCGCTGGCGTGGTTAGAAACTCACGCCGCGTTCACCCGTTCAGGTAAGGACGGTGTCGCCCAGGTCGACACCACCGGATTGCTCGCGGCGGCGTTCACCCACCGCGATTCACGTGCCGGCGACCCTGATCTGCACACCCATGTCGCGATCTCCAACAAGGTCGCCACCGTGGGCGCCGACGGTGTGCTGCGCTGGCTGGCGCTGGACGGGCAACCTGTGCACCAGTTCACCGTGGCCGCCTCCGAGCTGTACAACACGCGCCTGGAAGCCCACCTTGGGCAGCGACTGGCGCTGCGGTTCGCCGACGTTGTTGGCGAGGGCCGCGGCAAGAGGCCAGTGCGTGAAATCGTGGGAATGTCAGTCGAGCTGATGGCCGCGTGGTCGTCGCGGCGGCTGGCGATCGAAGCGCGCACCGCCGATCTGGCCAAACAGTTTCAAGCCACCCACGGCCGCGAGCCCACCCACGTGGAAACCATCGCGTTGGCTCAACAAGCGACCCTGGAGACCCGCGAAGCCAAACACGAATCCCGCTCATTAGCCGAGCAGCGCCAGACGTGGCGCGGCCAAGCGATCGAGGTGCTCGGCGATGTGCGGGAGCTGACCGCGATGTTGGGCACGGTGTTGGCGGTGCCGGCACCCCAGATCGAGGCCGTCGATGACGAGTGGATCGCCTCGCACGCTGCCCAAGTCATCGCCACGGTGGCCCAATCGCGGGCAACCTGGCAACGACACCACGTGTTCGCCGAAGCGCAGCGCCGCGTTCGCGGCAGCGGGCATGCCGCCGACCAGACGCTGGCCGACAAGATCACCGAGACTGCCTTAGCCGAGCCGCTGTCGATGGCCCATATCGACATCGACGACGGAGAAATGGGAGAACCTGCGCAGCTGCGCCGCCGCGATGGAACCAGCGTGCATAGCCGCCACGGCAGCGCTACCTACACCTCGCACGAGCTGCTGGCCGCGGAGCGACGCATCGTTGCGGCCGCCCTGCAACGCGACGGGCGCACGGTCGAGGACATCGATATCGAGCTGGCGCTGACCGACTCGGCCGCACGCGGCAAACAACTCAACGAGGGACAGGTCGCCCTGGTCCGCGAAATGGCAAGCAGTGGGCGACGAGTGGCGTTAGCGCTAGCACCTGCCGGCACCGGTAAGACCACAGCGATGGCCGCCCTGTCGCATGCATGGCGGTCCTCGGGTGGCACCATCATCGGCTTAGCCCCCACCGCGGCGGCAGCCATCGAACTCGGCGAGGATCTATCGGCCCCGACCGACACCATCGCCAAATACGTGTGGTCGGCCGACCCGGCCAACGCATCGAGTCGTTCGGCCCCACCACCATGGTTCACCACGGTCGGACCCGACACCCTGATCATCATCGACGAGGCCGGCAAAGCCGGAACGCTCGAACTTGATGCGGTGATCACCCACGCCTTAGCCCGCGGCGCCAACATCCGCCTCGTGGGCGATGACCGCCAACTCGCATCAATCTCAGCCGGCGGCGTCCTGCGCGACATCGCCCACGAGACCGGCGCCCTGACGCTTTCTCAACTGGTGCGCTTTGCCTCCACCGCCGAAAGCGCAGCCACCCTGGCAATCCGCGAAGGCGACCCCGCCGGGCTCGGGTTTTACATCGACCAACAGCGTGTGCACGTCGGCGCCGATGCGACCGCAGCCGACATGGCCTACACCGCGTGGGCCGCCGACCTCGACGCCGGCCGCGACGGGATCCTGTTGGCCCCCACCAACGAAATCGTCGATAGACTCAACGCCCGAGCCCGTCTTGATCGCCTCGCCGCCGCCGATCCGGCCACCCTGCACGGCCACGAAATCACCCTTTCTGATCGGCTTGCCGCCTCCCCCGGCGACCTTATCCGCACCCGCCGCAACGCCCGTTGGCTGCGCCTAAGCCCCACCGATTACGTGCGCAACGGCTACCGCTTCCAAATCCTGGAAACCCACAAAAACGGCAGCATCAAAGCCCGCCACCTCGGCAGCGGCAAAACAGTGCACCTGCCCGCCCGCTACGTCAAAAAGCACGTCACCCTCGGCTACGCGGCCACCATCGACTCCGCACAAGGACTCACCGCCGGACACGCCTGCCACATCGTCGGCGCCGGCCATCTCACCCGCCAACTCCTCTACGTGGCATTAACTCGCGGCCGCATCGAAAACCACATCTACCTATCAACAGCGGAATCCGACCCGCACCGAGTGCTGTCCCCCAAAGCAACACACCCCGAAACAGCCGTCGATGTCTTGACCAAAACACTGGCCCGCGACGGCGCACAAGTCTCGGCCACCAGCGCCGCACGCCAAGCCCGCGACGCCTTCGTGCGGCTCGGCCCGGCCGCGGCGATGTACTACAACGCCTTGGGCGAGGCAGCCCAAGCCCTGGCTTCCCCGGCTCTGCTGGCCCAACTGCACGTCACCGCCGATCAGCTCTATCCAGGTTTGACCCGCGCCGAAGCATGGCCAGTGCTCTGCAAACACTTGGCTCTCGTCGCCGCCGATGGGCGCGACCCGTTCGCCACCTTGACCGAGGCCGCCGGCGTTGGCGAGCTGTTCAGCGCCCACGATCCCGCCGCAGTGATCGACTGGCGCATCGACCCCACCGGCGGACACTCCGCCGGTATCGGGGCGCTGCGCTGGCTGCCCGCCACCCCCGCGCTGCTGGCCAACGATCGCGTATGGCAGAACTGCCTGGACGGGCGCGCCACGCTGGTTACCGAGCTGGCAGACCAGATCCGCGAAACCGTCACCCGCCAATGGACACCGGCGACCGCACCGGCATGGGCCAAACCCGTTCTCGCCGCCAACCCCCAACTCGCAGCCGAGATCGCCGTCTTCCGCGCCGCCCACAACGTGGTTCCCGAAGACACCCGACTGCTCGGCCCACCCCAATACGCCGTGCGCGCCCGCACCGTCCAAAACTTGCTCGAAAACCGCGCCCAAGCGGTGGTACGCACCCAGAGCCCACACGCGCGCCGCTTTGAGCAGCTGATCGACTCCATCGATCCCCGCATCCGCGCCGACGGGTACTGGCCCCAACTGGCCGCCCACCTCGCTCAAGCCGCCACCAGCCGACCCGACCTGCCTGCCCTCGTCCGCGCGGCAGCCACCCAACGACCGCTACCCGACGAGCTGCCCGCCGCCGCGCTGTGGTGGCGTCTTGCCGCCGAACTGACCTCCACGGCCACCCTCGACACCCCCCATACCGGCCTGTGCCCGGCCTGGATCACCGACTTGCACAACGTCTTTGGGTCAGCAGCTGCTGAATCCATCATCGCCGATCCGGCCTGGCCCGGCCTCGTTTCGGTTATCAACGCCGCCGACCCCACCCGCTGGACCCCCGCCGACCTGCTCCACGTCGCCGCCGAACACCTCGCCGACGTCGACCCCGACCACACCATCCCCGCCTACCACTACGCCCGCGCCGTCACCTACACCGTTGACCTGATCGGCGGCCACCACGACCACACCGACCACCCGCCACCCGAACAACCCCCACTGCACCCCGACGAAGAAGAACAACTTCCCCCCGACCCCCACACCCCCAGGATCGACATGCCCGCAATCGACGCTTCCGAGCAACCGTGGCACCTCGAACTCGTTGAGCCCGACCCGATCAACACCCCGCTCGAGACTGCCGACGAACTCGCCGGCCTGGACTTCGACGACCTCCCTCGCCACCGCGTGGCACCCCCGCCACTGCCGGCCGCTCTCCTCGACCTCACCACCTTGCGCACCCAGTACCAGCAGGCGCTAGCCGACCATCAGGCCCTGCATGCCCGCGCCGCAATCGGTGACGGACTCGTAATGCGCCAAGCCGCCCCGCACATCCGCGACCTGCGCCAGCGCGCCGATGCCGACCGCCCCTACTTGATCGCCGTCCACGACGTCACTGCCGAATGGGCCGACGCCGAAACCGAATACGAGGCAGCGCTACGCGATGTCGACTGGGCACGCGACCAGCTCAACGAGCTGCAGTCGCAAACCGACGTCGACCCACTCGACCTCGCCTCAGCCAAACTCGATATCCAACTGCGCCTCATGGCACTCCCCGACACCACGCCCGCCGAGCGCTATCAGACTGCGCTTCACGAAGCACTCGCGGCGCGCGCGCAAGCCGCCGGCGGCGTGGACCGCATCATCAGCGGTGACGACGTCGACAAGATCATCGCCGAAGCACGATCCCAAGATGATCGCGCCGTGCTCGCCGCCCGCCGCTACTGCACCCAGCTGCGCGGAGACCTCGACCGCGCAGAACTAGCCGCCGCCGCCGCATTCGCAGCCGCCGAAACCCGCTCAGCCGACCACATCACCGCCCAACTCGACCAACTGGCCACCGAGCTCCGCGTGCTCGACGCCGCCAGCCGCTTCCAACCGCACCGACCCCTCAGCCTCACCATCAGCGCCACCGCCGACCTCTCCCCCGCCACAGCCGCAGCCATCACCAGCACCGCAAGGCTGCCCTTCGCCGTCACGGTCGTGCACGCCCAACCCTCGCCCGAACGCCGAACCGCCCTACACACCCTGCACAGCGCGGCCGCAGCCTCCGAACGAAAGATCCTGTGGTGCAGCCCCACCCGCGAACAAGCCGAGCACGCCATCACCGACGAGCTCGCCGACACCGCCGCCACCATCACCGAAACCCACGCCACCATCACCAGCAACCAGTCGCAATCGCCGTTACCCCCCGGCAGTCTCATCATCATCGACGACGCCGCCACCGCAGACCCCGCAGTGATCGCCGACCTCGCCGAGCACGCCGCAGCCAATCAGTCCGGACTCATCCTGCTCGACACCACCGGCCAAACGTGGCCACCCAAACCTGCCCAGCGGCTCCTGCGGCTCCTCGACACCGAATTGCCTTGGACCACAACCATCGGCGCACCCCCAACACCGACTGTCATCAACCGCGTCACCCAGCCCGACCTCGACCCCGCACTCACCCAAACGCGGCGCCTGCACCCAGCCATCCTCAATGAACAGCTGCGCGACAGCCTGAAACGCGCAGACCAGCTACACACCACCATCCACGCCGCCTACCAACGCCACATCGAGGCCACCTGGCTCCGCGAACGCAGCCGCCACGCCAAGCACCAAACCCCAGAACTCGGCATCACCGACGACTAA